CtttaagtttaatgttgaaaaaaaaaaaaggatttagaaaagtgtttttggCTTAAGTGcaacttttgtctttaaaatatcagaatttacacataaatattaaatcatcagctgttatgattaatcactcagtacttgagtactttcttggctgacaactttttgcttttattatacattatacatatatttatttattatacatgttgaagtagtgctactcttactcgAGTACAATTTCTGGCTACTTTACCCACCTCTGCTCTCAGGGCACTGGGAGGACAGTCGCTTCGTTGACGTAATCGGGGACGCGTCTCCTCTGGGGAATCTGTAATTGTTTCCTTCCTGCAGGAGCTCAGATGGCCTGTTTCGGCCAAGGGGGCGATGGCTGTTACTCTGACCACACACATTACTTATTTTGGATTCGAGATATTTTCAAAGATGCCAGCGAGATCAAGGTGTTCAGGAGCGTGTCACCTCCCTACGCAGTCGTTTGAATCTGCGGGGAAAGAGACTGAGAGCTGCTGCCCGCTGGAGTTTTATGTCCCTCACAGGGATTCCAGCTGTGAAACTCCTCCTTCCTGGAAGCTGTCATGGAAAGGGGTTAATAGTGTGCATTCTGGGAGTTTTTAcccatctctttttttctctgtgtagtTTAGACGTTGTTCTCCTTCCATGGCGAGACCCAAACACAGTCCATGCTTGCGCTCAAGCTCTTCCACTGCGGTGCCCTGGTCCCTCGCTCCTTGGACcttgcgtcctcactaagactaagaaagtagagaacatcaccccagttctaaagtccttacactggctccctgtatctcagacaatagactttaaaatacttctgttagtctataaatccctgaatgtcttagcacctaaatacatcacagacttgttatcagtgtatcaaccatccagaccactcaggtcttctggctccagcctgctctgcagaaccagaaccagaaccaaacatggagaagcagcatttagttcctacgctccgcttatctggaacaaacttccagaaaattgtaaaggtgtggaaagcctgagttcctttaaatcaagattaaaaacacatttgtttaggattgccttcaactgttctagttaactgaatcaccacttttttgttctattttctatctacattttattcctacttgcttttattctgttttattttgctatattttaatcatgtaaagcactttgcattgtccttgtactgaattgtgctatataaataaatttgccttgcctttgccttgGATCCTAGGAAGACTCCTCTCGAGGTCCGACCACCGTTAATCTCCTCGCTGCTCCCAGGATCCTCCTCCTAGAAAGAGTCGCTTTATCTTCGCAGCCACTTACCACTCTCccgcctgcctgtccacccaCCTATGCCACCTATGCCACCCGTTTTCACCGCACTAAGGGAAACTGCATAATCAACGTTATATCGATGAGCATATTCGCTCAGTTTGGAGATAGCTTCTTCCTGCTCCGACATCACTGCACACGAGTGTGAGAGTAACGTGCATAAAGTGACTGATGAGCCAGGTCAAACTCCTTTGGCATGAATCGGTGGAGGCTGCAAGCCTGTCCCTCACGTCCCAcgtcagtgtctgacctcacagaGGTGCGTCTGGAAGAATGATCAAAACTCCTGCAACACACTCCCGAAAACCTTGTAGTCGGCTTTTCCTAGCGGAGTTGAAGCCGCTATAGCTGCGGCTTGTTGattaacattaaattaaactgtAAGGATTAAGAATAGGATGCCAGTCAAGTCCATGTATGTGTGAAAACAGACCAGCGAAGGCTTTTGTCAGCGAAGCATTTGTCGACGCACGTTTACGGCCCGCATCTGTGACAGAGGATGCAGACTTGTGTTAGTTCTGTTTCTTTCCTCTGCAGAAGGTATGAATGCAACAGCCACCTTGCAGAAAAGGATGAGGAGAGGAGAAGGGAAGGGAAGGGTGGGGAGTGACAAATCGCCTCCCATCACAAAGCCACCGCCACAATGGCACAGCCTGAGaacaaataatgaataaataaagttctCCGAGATTGAAAGAGGAGAGCAATTTGCGaagcagcagcttctctctctctctctctctctttctgtatgtgtgtgtttgaccAGCCTCGTGCTTCTCTGAAAGACTAAGCAACTACGAGAGGAGCTGGGCGCCCAAACAAAGCAACCGCAGCCAGCTGTCTGAAAACAAAGAACGACAATTACATGGAAGAGACTGACAAAACACCGTGACTCATctttgctcccccccccccagaaataCACGTTTGTGCTGCTTGCTCGGCCGGAGGTGAGGCTCCAGGTGAGATCCGGCTCGGGTCAGAGTGAAACCAGCTCAGCGTCAACCAGAGTCCCCCTCTGGGCGACCCGTCTCCTCTCCGGAGCTGATGACGTACCagaggtgaggggggggggggggggggggatacaaaGAGAGGCCAGGCTTAGCAGCACGAGGTCAGATTGAATTTCATGACACATAAGGGAGAGAGTGAAGGTGTTAATTGGTGTTGCTAGCATACGTAAGCTTCTTAACGGTtcacaatgctttttttttttttatgtccccTTTGGGTTAGTTTTCCCTGGCAACAATCTTAGATGAGTTCATGCAAAGTGCAAAGTGAGAAGCTCGCCGTTGGCTCTACACTGACTTTAGCCACCAAGCTCAATAAAACTGGgtaatggatttaaaaaaaatgatgcacTCTGTGTGTCTCCCCCTCCTCTTTAGATGTAATCACTTGTCGTTGAAAATGTCTCCAGACTGTCTGCAAGCAACATCCTTCATTCACTTCACAACCTGAGACTGAGACTGAGGCGCAGAAAATTTAAGCCCCTTCCTGCCTGAAGGCTGAGGGGGAGAACAAGAAGCGTGGGCGGCTTGAAAGGAGGAAAATGAAAGTGAATCAATGCGTTACAAGCCTGGGGATGTGAAAAGGTGGAATGAGAATGAGAGTCACGAAGGAATTTGAGTGAGATTCATGGATGTTGGAGAAGGAGCCCTATTCATCAGTCACCGGCTTCAGGTCCTGGGCAGCATCGCTGGGTTTTCAGAGAGCCGAGGGGCCCGAAAATGGTCAAAAGTTGCTCCCATGCGGCAATGGGCAAATTTATTGTCGACCCCTGTAAATATGTTCAACAAGTCTTAGCATAAACCATGACAACAAACAAAGATAGATGTATAGAAATACTATTGCTGTTGCATATTTTCCTACACAGTGATATTTGTTAAATTGCTTTATTCAGAGGAGAAAAAGAGtcccatataaataaatattatttttttaaaccactggTGGCACAGTTACGGGCACCtcgaccatccatccatccatatatatatatatatatatatatatatatatatatacccccACATGCAAGGTCACTGGTGCCTATTTGCTGCAAGGCAAACGGTGCTACCAACTGCGCAGCTGCATCTCAACCAgtccctttaaaataaatacaacttttttttcactaaattgtgctctatttttttaagaaggcaaaaagaacagcatgcTTTGATAGTGCAAACATGCTTATTTCGTTTCACAGATGACTACTCGGGCTgtaaggagaggaaaaaaaacgaaaactGTCTCTATGGTGGCTGTTTTTTTGCAAACCTGACCGTTGTCACCAGAGATCTCTTTCTCTGAATGctgatgtgtggagctctgcgggAAAAGAAACCCATCTGGTGAGAGTCTAGTTACCAACCTTATGCAGTGtaacagaaagagactgaagaaGGTCCTGTCTCATAagcaaaaacaagctgtgaataGTTTTCTCAGAACGGGAAAAACCCAATTATTATGCCATCTGAGATTAAAAACAACTCACAATTATTTCTCCACTaaacaaatttcttcaaattaaaGGATggctttttctaaaaaaaaaaattcataatgAGATTATGTTATTGTAACATGatacaaatgtatttaatagCGCTTTAAACAGATTTATAAGGTTTGCAGCTAGTACTCAGAATCAACACACAAGAGGTGATCCAATAGCACCACCTGCAGTCATACTCGGAGTGTTTTTGGTGTGATTTCACAATGTTTTCAGATTAGTGCCCAGAGAGACCAGATCCATAGGGCTGCTGCTTTCATGGGTCTTGGGGTTTTCTCTGCTCAACCGTGTGCATCTTCATTCACACACTGATGTAGttgaaatcactgctgcactttatcctggaactatcctgcaaagctacattattatcctgcaaagttactttatttatcctgcaaagttactctactatcctgcaaagttactttatatcctgcaaagttactttattatcctgcaaagttactttatttatcctgcaaagttactttatatcctgcaaagttactttatttatcctgcaaagttactctactatcctgcaaagttactttatatcctgcaaagttactttatttatcctgcaaagtcattttattatcctgcaaggttactttattctgaaatccactgcaattcactgtaatttcaagctgtatgcaaacaaaatttcgttttgtacgcactctgtgcatacaaaatgacaataaagtttgtctaagtctaagtcttcaTTAGTTGTTTGTTGCAGTGACCTGTCTGTATcattaatagtttttttctttaggttttatctctttgcaggtgttcCTGGTTGTTTTTCCCCGGTTTCCCCCTTGGGGGACCATTTGTAGCAGCTGGTTGTCAAGTTTTATCATTTTTGTCCTTATGCTTTCTTTGtgccttttctctttttctcctccCCTCTCTGCCTGTCACGTTTGTTCATTACACCTTAATGGCAATGAAATAAAACGTCAAAAGCTGGCCGTCAACCAAGCCTCCCTTGGTAAAGCAAATGTTTCACATCACCTTTCTGCATGCCATGAAGCTGGACACAACAAAGGGAAAAACACacccaaaaaataataataataaaactgtccGTAAAAATACCAGCAATGCGGTTCTCCCACAATCTTTTTCTGTGGATGTCACTGAACACCTtgacagctttttcaataaccttACTGATAAATGGATGATTTAAAATGGGCCTGTAACTTTGCAACAGTAAATTGTCCAGACTTGTCTTTTTCAATTGCTGTTTGTAACGCCTGGGGGAATACGCCTGAGAAAAGGGATGAGTTTATTATTTGAATCGAATCAGACGCTTTGACGAACAAAACTgacttaaagaaagctgtgggtcaAAATGGGAGCTTAACTGGCATATCGCTTCTTCTAAGCTTTTCTTGTTGATTGTGtagaattgggacattttgtccaAATTGGCTTTACTGGACACAACATTGATAGTGGACCTGAAACTGATGTATAGTCTACCCTTCTAACTTTCTGAATTTTCTCAGTGAAGATGTAGGGCTACGCAAATTCACAGCAGGTCATGTCGACCGTGGCAAACAAGGCATGagcattattgtttttgttgatttcagAAAAGCATTCCCGTTTATACTTCAGTTCTAAGTGTCTTTATAGGCGCCATGGAGTCAACTTTTGCCGCCTCCGTTTGGCTTTTCAAAACTCCCCTTTTTCACTTTTGtggagcatttctccacggAGATTTCTTACCAGACACAATCTTCACCTTAATGGCAACAACAGGATTAATGAGCTCTGAAATCTTATAAAGGTAATTATCTACTATCTTATTTACTAATCTACAGGACAAAGTGGATGTGGAAGAGTAAatttggttaaaaggttttgttGAATTGTCCTTAAAAAGTGCTTTTCTTCCCATAAGGTGTTTAGGTAGTGCAAAAACCTTCCAAATGTTTAGACCCATACTGATGATTAAGTCCTTATTTGTGTGTTGGCTATTTAACGAGTTGAGTCAAAATTTAATTCCAGTggctttgttgaaaaaaaaacgtttttattaTCACATTTTAATTTCCAAAATTAGGTTTTAATTAGCTGCAAGCCATCGTCACAATTAACAGATTAAAACACTTGAATAAATCACTCTGGATGTAATGGATCTAGATTAGTTTAACTTTTTGAActtaattactgaaataaataaatttttcatcattattattactattagtgttgcaccaatgacattttttggccccgatactgATACCTGATACCTgtctgtgcagtattggccgataccgataccaacTGTTTGatattatatgtgtgtgtatatatgaagaactgcatactacttagggtagtagaactatttaattgcctacctggaatgggtgacaatagttgaataaacttttggctctcaaaaggccaaaatagtgcaataTTCGttaaattataacatgtataatagtagtgcaacagtaagacagtaaaattacattaataattgaataatctctggtatcggtgccctatttgttggtactcggcaataccgataccaccattttagtgctggatcggggccccgtccgatactaGTATAGGTATCGGTGCAACATTAATTACTATACTCCAATTTATCAAAATATACCCATAGAaatcctataaaaaaaaatctaaaacaaactgCCATAATCAAACACAAATCAGTACACGCTGCTGATCCAGTCATTCTTTATTCGTGTCAAACATCCTCGGGCTCAGCTtgcaaatatacaaaataatGTGTCGTTACAAAAATCATTGACATGCTTCCAACGTCTCCCCAATAAATAACCGGTAAAAAGGGACCAAACAGACACGCTCCCGCATCAACCCAGGCAGAGAGCCGCGGTTCTTTCCATCACTTGCACTTGTATGTGAGCTGTTTGCGATGGTAGTGGATCCACGCGGGAGCAACGACAAGTCCGGTCAGGTAGCCGATCATAGCGCCCAGACTGCAGGAAACAGGCCAAACCTGCAGAAGACAAGGCAGGGAACTGTTCAGCCCAAACTAGAGTGTTAAAAACACAATGATGTTGCATGTCGAAACAAGAGGATATCTAAGGGTGTAATCTAGAagttattttttcccttttgtgcatttttttttcctaccctAACAGAAGATTCCtttgtattaaaaacaaaactataaaaaaaaggaaactatgaTGGTAGaccccgaaaaaaaaaacaaaaaaaaaacagtcagacgTGGTGAACTGAGCCAAAGAACAGCCGTGTTGtgcttttaaaacagaatattAGAAATATCCTGTGAGGACCTCCTAAAGGTGACTTTATGCACAAAATACCGCTGAAGCTATGTGTAGTTTTATCACGTATTGTTTTCTATATCCATCACATTATTTGCAACAGCATGCTTGAActtattcatattttgtcatagtacaacttcattgtattttattgggtttttctGTGACGGACCAAGACAAAGCAGTGCATCATTGTGAATCGTAGAAGAAAACGACGCATGGAATGAAAGGAAAATAGCTCAAGATCAGTCAGGTTGGATAAAGTCTGTGAACATCCGTTTTCAAGCCTGCAGAATCTAAATTGGATTTAAGGCTGGACATTGACTgagccattccaacacatgaaaatactttttactttttttattgtagctctggctgtacggTCAGGGTTTCAGTCCTGCTGGAGGGTGAATCTGTACCTGGGTGTTGGGTGTGCTTCAGCCTGATGCAGGTTTTCCCTGCGTTGTCTTCATCTATTTTCCCACAAACTCTGACTTCCTCTCCCATCATGTGTCGCTGGAGGGGTGGTGCTTACACGCAGCGTTTTGTTTATTGGccgaaaagtaacattttcttctcatctgaccaaagcaatGTCCTACACGTTTGCCTTGTCCAGTACATGAGTTGTGGTAAAACAGCAGGGCTTcttatgactttatttaacAACAGCTGTCTTCTGGACACTCTTTCATAAAGGGTGTTGActcccacctgagttgtggGTCTGGGCAGCTCACCCACAGCTACCAATGGGTGACTCATCAGCCTCTCTGACTGATGCTCTCCTcgcctggcctgtcagtttaggagGATGGGCATGTTTGGTAGGTTTGTGCCTTATTATTTTCTAATGTTCAGATGATTGATTTAACAAAGCTCTCTCAGCTGCTCAGCGCTTGGGACACTGTCTCATAACCTACtttcacaactttctccctgacttgTCGACAGTGTAAATTAGCAATTTTCTATGCGTCTTTATCGGTTTCTCTTACAGCTATAAAGGAGTATTACATTACTAAAAAAAGAGCCAGTCTGGGCCACACTTCAACTGAGAGCTCTAGAATACTTTGGAATACAGGTTATTGTCCACTCAGTGCGTGCACAAGGCCACACCATCACCGATCCACCACTGGGCTTTATAATTTTAAGACAAATTCATTAACAGAAGAGTGTTTCTCCCAATAGGGCTGTGCTTATTCACTCTTTTTCTAATTGTTTTTGCTGCAATACATCGACCTAAAATATATGGTGTTGGTTCTTAAAAGCCTGAGCACCTTGGAGCCTCGAATGGGTCGTTTTGTATTACAGGTAAACatcagatggccgttcacactgagcctagttctgcaggaggtttctttcagttaaaggggagttttcctctccactgtcgcttcgtgCATGCTcggcatgagggattgctgcaaagtcagcgaCAACgcagactgtccactgtggctctacgctctttcaggaggaatgaatgctgcttgtcaagacttgatgcaacctgcttagatagaaaactgtttgaccaatctgtttgatttgattgaattgactctGAAAAGTACCTTGAGACGacacgtgtgttgtgaattggggcTATATGAAGAATAATAAGAACATTTGTACAGTTTGCATTAAATAGGTTCATCTTCTGCGTAAGCCACTGACCTGCCACGGCCGGTCCCAGTCCAGCGGTATTGGGAAGGCTCCCACCCAGCCTCCGATTAGGGTGCAGGCCACCGTAATCTGCAAACATGTGTCCCAAACAGACATAGCTCTGAAAAGGGacacaaagcaggaaaaaaaaactggttatATGGATATAAAAGTGAGTCCAAGAgaagagagggaggaaaaaaggtTTGAGAGCCCACCCATGTCGACTGAACACTCGTATCCAGGCCTGGACGTTGGGGCCGAGAACACAGAGACATCTCAGTGTGGTCAGTGAGGTTAGCAGGACAGCGAGTGAAAACGTCTCTAAAGCAGATCTGGAAACAAAACGAATCCAATCAGACGCACAAGGTGGAAGTCAACACGCCAGAAAGAGCAAGCCACCATATAATAATGTGAAGCAATAAAAAACATCAGTGGGAAATGTGATGCATCTTATTTCTTTACTGGTACATTGGTTTGTGTTCCTTCATTCCTCCCCATCAATTTGTTAGACGCATCAGCTTGTGTTGACCTGATTGAGACTAAGCGTGTGTAACCtggttgtatttctttttttgttataattacacaaaatgttttgatttggtTATTTGTATTGTTACTTACCTGACTGAAAcacacctagaaattctgtcacTGTTTTAACTGCGTTAACTTAAAAGTGGAAgcccctcctttttgtttcttcttctgtggtattGTATTTAAATTGTTTGCACCCCTTAGACCAGGGGCgtcaaactcatttctttaTGGGGTCACTTTGGCATAATGGAGTGATTAAATGGGCCagttgcacctgtatagatgatacttttgatttcataatttcattccagttcacatagaagtataaagaAAAAGCACAGTAACTTAAAAGTAGCACCAaaaggcccagtttatacaggtttatatgaaaaaaagttgattttgtggtgagttacactttaaactcatcattctgcgtcactttttctctttttggatatttctgggttgtttgaatgttttttgggaaaactgacatctagtggcaggatgctgttactacacagttaaaacaaaaatcaacgttcgctacaggaggcacagttttagccactttatagactttaaaaatgatatatgcctctactttatgacacgaTATGCCTTtattggctcttgagggccagataaattgccttgatgggccagatttggcccgcgggccttgagtttgacacctgtgcctTAGACCCTCCCCTTTTGTGATGTTGTCCTGCGGGAGAGGTGTGtgccatttatttttcctccgAATATATCAAGTTTATTTAAAGATATATTAAGTTAATTGTATGTTGGTCTCGTCAGTTACAATAAATCGAGAAACCGTCCTTTTAAAGACAAACTGTGTCACGGCCTGATCACTTAATAAATCCAGCACAACGCAGAAAGGACCCGGTTCCACGTGCAAACACGCAGCAACCGCCCTCCTTCCGCCGCGCCGTTTCACTGTGGCGCTCTCTTTCATATATATACGTGTTCAGGAGCCGAGCGCCATCAGCCACTCACTCAATCAGGGGCGCTCCGTAGAGTACGACGACCGTGTGGAAGAACAGGCAAGATAGGAAGAAGTAAAGACATGAACGGAACAGCCTCGACATCTGAGGAAAGAAAGAGATACAGGTCAGACTGAAATATGTGACATAAAATGAAGACCATTAACTATGGCATGCATTGTGAAAAGTTGCTCAGCCTctgaatatttttacattttaagcaCTGCTCACTCCATCATCTAAAACTGGAGAAAGTGTTGCAAAACTGCAAAGCTACCAAGACATAGTAACCACCTATGTCTTGGGCCTTTAGGCTAAAGCAGCCAAAAGgcccgtggtaactctggaggagctgcagaaatccacaactcaggtgggagaatctgtcaacaggacaaccATGAGTTGTGCACTCAACAAATCTGGCCCAAGTTGCAGCCAAGGCAGGATTAAAGTTATTATTCTAAGTCAGAGGCATGTGGACGACGGTTGCACAAGAGTTAGGGAGATCATCCTGTAATTGGgaggttgctggttcgatcccccactctgactgtcttcagt
Above is a genomic segment from Fundulus heteroclitus isolate FHET01 chromosome 10, MU-UCD_Fhet_4.1, whole genome shotgun sequence containing:
- the pigf gene encoding phosphatidylinositol-glycan biosynthesis class F protein produces the protein MWDHEIRAMASTHAIIASSVFMATVLPAVFVPGFSVYGTHLLWIYSVSVAVAAVSVSVFWLLGISPPTKKHTLGYKMSRLFRSCLYFFLSCLFFHTVVVLYGAPLIESALETFSLAVLLTSLTTLRCLCVLGPNVQAWIRVFSRHGAMSVWDTCLQITVACTLIGGWVGAFPIPLDWDRPWQVWPVSCSLGAMIGYLTGLVVAPAWIHYHRKQLTYKCK